The DNA window CTGTGGCAAAAGCGCTACATCCTTCGGCGAAGCGTGCCACATGCGGCACCGGGCGAAACTATCCTGCGCTGTGCAGGCGAGTCACGGATCGACTATGGGCGTATGCAGACCAGATAACGGAAAGGGTGTTTCATGAAACGATTCGAAAGGTGGAGCCCCAGCCTGGCACGCGCCGGCTGCGCCTTCGCGGCGGCCGCGCTCCTTGCATCGGGCGGGGTCCTGAAATCGCAGGATACTTCGCCCACGGGTGACACCGTGGTGCGGGCGGACATTCTCGACCAGTTGAAGACGTGCCAGCGGATCCAGGACGACACAGAGCGGCTCGCCTGCTTCGATGCCGGGGTCGGCTCGCTCGTCGTCGCGAGCGAGGCAGGCGATGTTCGGCTCGTCGACCGCGAGGACGTGCGCCGCACGCGCCGCCAGCTTTTCGGCTTTTCGGTGCCCGATGTCGGCATCCTGAAGGGCGACGAGAAGGACAGCGAGGCGACCGAAACGCTGACGACGACCATCACCAGTGTGCGCTATCGCCCGCGCCGCAGGGCCGAGTTCACGACCGCAGAAGGCGCGCGCTGGGAAATCTTCAAGGTGCCCACGCGGCTCGCCGACATCGAACCGGGCGACGAGGTCGAGCTCAAGAAAGCCTCGCTCGGCACCTTCTTCATCCGCATCAACGGGCAGATGGGGGTCAAGGGCAAGCGCATCGAATAGCGCGCACCCAGCCCTCCCGGCCCGTCTCTTCCCCGGCGGCTCGGCATTCGGCAAAGCAAAGGGGCCCGGCCGCATCGCGACCGAGCCCCCTCAGCTAATCTCGCGCCGGATCAGAGCCCGCCCGGACCGCAATCGTTGGCGAGGTAGTCCGCAACCTTGGTGTAGAGCTGCTGCTGGTGGTTGTACATCAGCGTGTTGGAGAAGTGATCCGCCTTCTCGAGCGTGACGAACTGGCCCTGCTTGCCCGCGTACTCGAAGGCCTTCTTGTAGTCCTTGAAGTGGTAATACATCACGCGGCGATCGACATCGCCGTGGACCATCAGCAGCGGGATGTTGACCTTGTTGACCTCGTTGATCGGATTTACCCCGATCGTGCCGCGGCGCTTCGACCATTCGTCGAGCGCCTTCAGCGAGGAGTCGCGCCGGCCGAGATATTGCTTCTCGGCATCGGCCACTGCTGCGACGGCTACCGTGCACTGGTAAAGCTGCGGCTCACGGCTCGCGGCGACGAGCGCGGCATAGCCGCCATAGGACCAGCCCATGAACGCGACCCGGTCCGGATCGACCAGGCCCTGCTCGATCAGGTAGAGGACACCATCATCCTTGTCGTCCTGCATGGCGAGGCCGTGTTCGCCATAGCCCGCATCGAAATGCTTCTGCCCCCAGCCGACCGAAATACGGTTTTCCGGATGCAGCACCATGTAGCCTTGGCTGGCGAGGAACTGGCCGATCTCGTCATAGGAGACCATCCCGTTCACGTGCGGGCCGCCATTGTGCTGCACGATCAGCGGAAAGGGCGGCTTTCCGACCTTGGGCACGGTGACATAGGCCGGGATGCTGAGCCCGTCGCGCGCCGTGTAGCGAATATACTTCACATCCGCGAGCATGTCCTGGTTGACCAGCGGGTTGCGGCTGCCGAGCTTTGCGAGCTGGCCGTCCTTGACCAGCCAGTAGGAGCCCGGATCGTGCGGCCCGCGATTGGTCACGATCATGGTCTTGCCGTCGACCGATCGGCTCGAAATCGAGATCTGGTGGGCATAGGGGATCTGCTGTTCGAGCGCCTCGTAGAACGCCTTCTCGTCCTCGTCGAACCAGTGGCGCTCCATCTTCGCGCCCGGATAGACCGCCGCGACGAGCTTGTCGTTGCCGGGGATCGAATGGGTCTGAATGCCCATCACGTCCGCATCCTCGGGCTTGAACAGCTCCTTGCCGATCTTGCCGGTGTTAAAATCGAATTCGTAGAGACCTGCCTTGTCGTTACCCGGAAGGGTTTCGATGATGTAGCCGATGTTCGGGTTTTCCGGATCGAAGCCCTGGATACCGTGAATGCCTGAAAGGATGCGATAGAGGTTCGACTGGTCTTCCAGATCGTATTCATTGACCTGCGTCCAGGAACCCTCGCCAGGCTTGCGATAATAGGTCTTCTGCTTGCCCTCGCCGCGATCGAACGTGCTGGTAAAACGTGGATTGCCTTCATTATCGAAGGCCTGAACAACCGGAAATTCGGTATTCCCTTTGATGATGAGCGATTTAGTGCCCCTCTCGAGGTTGAACTTGTAATAGGAGCGCGGGCGGAACGCCGCGATCGGGTCAACCCCGGAGAGCGTCGCCACCGCATTGCCCTCGCCCACGAGAACGTGTTCCGGGTCGTTCGGCAGGATGTCGATGATCTCCAGATTCTCGTCGACCGTATTGAACTCATTCTCTTCGAGATTGTAGGCGTATGTCAGGTAATCGCGCGTGTCCTGTTCGGGGCGCTGCACCTTGCTGCGGCGCTGCTGCCAGGCAGTACCGAAGATGAAGTTGTCGCTCACCCAGCTTGCCGCGATGATCTCCATCGGGTCGGCGTTGAGGCGACGATAGGGTTCAGACAGATTGTCCGTCTTGTAGATCTCGAGCAGGTACTCCCCGTCCTTGCTCTCGATCTTGTGGACGAGGAGATGCTTGCCATCAGGCGAGACCTGCACGGCGTTGACCACGTCGCGCAGCGCCCAAACGTCGATCGGAACGGCATTCTGCCCCTGCGCCTGCGTATCTGCGGGAGCGGCGAGCGAGAGGCCGAGGACGGATACGCCGGCCATGGTAGCCGCGAGCGAGGCTTTGAGGAATTTCATGAGTTTCGTCTTCCAGATTAGCTTTGGGTGCCATGCGTCGGATGGTGGTTCGATGAGCCCTGCCGCGAAGCCTCCCGTCCGCGCGGCTCGAACATTGGTGATTAAACCAAAAAAGCGGCCTCTCGACAAGGGCGAGAGGCCGCTCTTTTCATGGTCTGATCGGGCGTCCCCGCGCGATCAGAAGGCGTAACGGACGGTAGCGAAGAACTCGCGCCCATCGAGGTCGTAGCCGTTGCCGATCGGAACGTTGACCACCGAGAACACCTCATTCGAGTCGACCCGCGGCGGCGAGCGATCCAGCAGGTTGGTGATCCCGACCGTGAGCGTCATGTTGTCACCGCGATACTGGAGCGAGACGGCGTGTTCGAAATACTCCTCGGCGAAGCCGACGTCGCGGCAGAACACACCGTCGCCGGCGACATTGCCGTTGATCGTGCCGTCCGGATCGCGCGAACCGCTGCCGAGACAGGTGTCGGCGAAGACGCCGGTGAACTGCCCGTCGGGTCCGTAGCCGAACGCGTCCGAAAGCGGGTCGATATCGCCGGCTTCCTGCTCGACCCGGCCGATGTAGAAGGTCTCCCAGGTCAGGCGGAGATCTTCCCAATCAACGAAGAACGTCGCGGTGCCGGTCCAGGACGGGAAGAAGAACTCACCCGCATCCTCATCGAAGGTCGGCGTGCCATCATCGCCGATGAAGAGGCTCGACCGCTCGATCAGGTGGTTGGCACGCATGATCAGATTGAAGTCGAACGTCTCGCCCCCGATCACGAAATCCTTGCCGAAGGTCGCATTGAGGTCGATGCCGCGAACGCTTTCCTGGTTGAGGTTGATGAAACCGCTGTTCACGTCGGTGATGCGGCCACGGGTGGTCGAATCGAGCGGCCCAGCGGTGATACGCTCACAGAACGGGCTGCGGTTCTCTTCCTGGCGGGTGAAGCAGTCATTGATGATGAACTGCGTGCCCGGCTCGACAATCGAACCCTTCAGCTTGATGTCGTAGTAGTTGAAGTTGAAGGCGAAATCGAAGCCGTCTCCGAAGGTCTCCTCGAATGCGAAACCGGTCGCGATGGAGCGCGAGGTTTCCGGATCGATGTCGAGCGAGCCGCCAGTCGTGATCTCCACACCGGTAAGCGGGTTTGGCGGCAGGTCCGGGTTGTTCGGGTCGAGACCGACGCGGGTCGGGTCGCGGCCTTCGCGGCGGCAGTTTTCGAGCACACGCGGGTCGCGCTGGTCGCCGGACTGCACGTATTCGCCGGTCTCGGTGTTGTAGGCGTCATCCGGAACGGCGCACGGGTCGTTGAAGGTGTTGAAGCCCGACTGGCCGCGCAGGAAGTTCTCTCGCAGGTTCGGCGCGCGGAAAGACGTGCCGTAGCTGAACTTGAAAAGCAGCGGCGGGATCGGACGCCATCCGGCCTTGATCGCGAAGGTTCCGTTCGTGCCGTAGAACTCCTGGTCGGTGATACGACCCGAGAGGTTGAGGTTGAGTTCCTCCACCATCGGCTTGGCCGCCATGAGCGGAATGTCGACTTCGCCGAACAGTTCGCGGATCCAGGCGGAACCGGCCGCGCCCTGGTCGGCGCTGAAGGAGACGAACAGGCCGTTCGCGGCCTCGCCGTTCGGCTGGGAGTCGATCTTGTCCTCGCGCCATTCGGCCCCGAGCACGACCCCGACCGGACCGGCCGGCAGGTCAAACAGATCGCCGGTGACGAACGCCGAGAGCAAGGTCTGTTCGTAGACCGTGTTGAAAAGGCGTTCGCCGAACAGGTAATCCCGCTCCGCCTGGGTCTCGAAATCCCCGATCACCTGGCCGAGCGCCCCGGGCGCGAACAGGTTGACCGGGACACAGCCCTGCGCAAGATCGCCCAGCGCAAGGTCTGGGTTGCTCAGACCGTCAACGTTGCATGCCCCGCCGGTCAGCGGCGGGAACGCGTTGTTGCCATCGTAATCGTCGGCGATGCCGTCACCGTTGTTGTCAGCGATGCCGTCGCCGTCGAAATCGGCGGTCGGGTCGATCCCGAGCGCAAGCGCCAACTTGTCTTCGCGAATGCCGCGCAGGCTCGAACGGCCCTCGGAGCGCGAATAGACGCCTGAAACGTCAAACTGCCAGCTCGACCCGATGAAGGGCAGGTCGCCGCGAACGCCGAGCACGCCGCGATACTGTTCCTGCCTGATATCGCGATTGTTGCGGTCACCAAGGATCGACAGCACCGGGATGACCGGCAGGCTGAAGCCTGCATTGCCACCGGGACGACCGAGCAGGGTGACTTCCGCACCGGCGCAATCGTTGTTGTTGATGTTGCACGGGTTGAACGGGTTGCTTGCCGGAACATACGGGAAAAGCTGCGGCGCGCCGGTATTGTCGGCCGAGATGTCCGCGCGGGTGTAGTTCGCCTCGAAATAGGGGGTGATGTTGGCTTCACCCGGGAAGGTGTATTCCCCGTAGGCCATCACGTTGTAGAGATGCTGCTGGCTGAGGAAGATCTGGTCGAGGTTGGTCCCGTTGCGATTGACCTGCTGGAAATCGACGTCGCGAAGGCCATCGCCATCGGAATCGATGTCCTGGCCACCCGTGAAGAACACATCGTATCCCGGAATGCCCGAGTTACCGAGGCCGGGGATGCTGAAAAGGTTGCCGTAGGTCTGGAAGGGCGAGACAAAACGGCCGACCTGGCTGGTGATTTTGCACTCGTCGACCGAAGTGGTCACGCCCGGCGTGCGGTTCTCGACGATCGCGGCAGTGCGAACGTCGAGCGTGCGGATGTTACCATCGGCGTCGATTTCGTAATGCGTGTCGCAACCGTTGAAGAAATCGCGGTCGTTGAAACGGATTTCGTCGCGATAGCGGTATTCGGCGCCAATGCCGAAGAAGGCGCGGTCGGTGTTCATCCCCCACGAGGCGCTGAAGGTCGCGTCGTTGCCCGCACCCTGCTCGTTCAGGTCGCCGGCCGCGAACAGTTCGAGCCCGTCGAAGTCCTTGCGCAGGATGATGTTGATCACGCCCGCGACCGCGTCCGAACCGTAGACCGAGGACGCGCCGTCGAGCAGAAGGTCGAACCGGTCGACAAGCGAAGCCGGGATGAGGTTGGTCGAAGGGCTGGTGGGAGCGCCTTCCACGCCCGAAGGCGCAAGCCGGCGGCCATTGACGAGCAGCAGCGTACGGCTCGGATCGAGGCCGCGCAGGTTGATGGTTTCGGAACCCGGACCGTTGTCGAGTACGAAGCCGTTGAACGTCGCGTCGATCTGAAGACCCGCAGCCGCTTCAGAGCGCTGAAGGATCTGGGTTGGGTCGAATGCACCGACCGCCTGACGCGCCTCGGTCGAGATGACCTGAAGCGGCGAGACGGACGAGTAAGTGTCGCGAACGATGCGCGAACCCGTCACGGTGATGCCGCGCTCCTGGTCCGGCTGGCCGCTGGCACCGGTCGTGATCTCGACCTGTTCGGCCTGCTGGGCGGTGGCGCCGGTCGGCCCTTCCTGAACCTCGACGCATTCACCCTCGGCATTGATGACGCCGGGCACGTTGTTGAGGAGGCAGTCCTCACCCGGTTCGGCGTCCTGCGCGAAGGCGGGCATGGCGGTGGTGAAGGCGATGGCGGAAGCGGAGAAGGCGAGCGCCTTCAGCGTGTTGCGGTGAAAGGTATTCATGATCACTCCAGTTGCGACAACCGGAGCCTTTCGCCCGTCAAGTCAGCCCTGCGCGCCTTTCATGTCCCCGGACAAGGCAAGCAGCACTCTCCCCGTCGACGGTCGAACAGCCCCTGCGATGGAGAATTTCTGCAATAGCGAAACATGGTTGTCATCATTGTCCGCAAGCACGGCAGCACTTTTAACGCCTGTGTTGCGTTAATCCCACATTCACGGAAATAGCAAGCAAGCAAATGTCACTGTCGCTTTTCTTTCGCTACAGGAAATGCCCCTTGCGCGACACAAATTGCTAGTTTCGCAAAAGGGTCATGTTTCCTGATCGGTAGCCGCGGGCGGGAATCGCTCCCCGCCCGCTCCCCGCTCACGAACTTTCGGGCGTCATCACCAGAGCGCCGTCGCCCTCGTCGATTCTGAGCGCCATGCCATCGGTCACCTCGCCTTCGAGAAGCATTTCGGCGAGCGGGTCCTGGAGATATCTTTGCACCGCCCGCTTGAGCGGCCGCGCGCCATAGACCGGATCGTAGCCGACCCGCCCGAGCCAGCGGAGCGCCGCATCGGTGAGGTCCAAGGTAATCTTGCGGTCGGCGAGCAGCTTCTGCACCCGGCCCACCTGGATCGCGACGATCGGCGCCATGTCCTCCTGGCCGAGCCGGTGGAACAGGATGATCTCGTCCAGCCGGTTGAGGAATTCAGGCCGGAAATGCCCGCGCACCACGTCCATCACCTGCGGCTCGACATCGGCCACGCTCTGATCGTCGGTCATATTGGACAGGTACTGGCTGCCTAGATTGGAGGTCAGGATGATGAGGGTGTTCGAAAAATCCACCACCCTGCCCTGCCCGTCGGTCAGCCGCCCGTCGTCGAGCACCTGGAGGAGCACGTTGAATACGTCGGAATGCGCCTTCTCGACCTCGTCGAACAGCACGACCTGGTATGGCCTGCGCCGCACGGCCTCGGTCAGCACGCCGCCTTCCTCGTACCCGACATAGCCCGGAGGCGCGCCGATCAGGCGGGCGACCGCGTGCTTCTCCATGAATTCGCTCATGTCGATGCGGACCATCGCCTGGTCGTCGTCGAACAGGAATTCGGCGAGCGCCTTGGTCAGTTCGGTTTTGCCGACCCCGGTGGGGCCGAGGAACAGGAAGCTGCCGAGCGGCCGGTTCGGGTCCTGCAATCCGGCGCGCGCGCGGCGCACCGCTTTCGACACCGCCATGACCGCCTGTTGCTGGCCGATCACCCTTTTGCCGATGATGCTCTCCATCTGGAGCAGCTTGTCGCGCTCGCCTTCGAGCATCTTGTCGATCGGGATGCCGGTCCAGCGGCTGACCACGGCGGCGATGTCCTCTTCGGTCACCTCCTCGCGCAGCAGCGCGTTCTCGCTCATCGCCTCGGCTTCCTCGAGCTTCTTCTCGAGTTCGGGGATGCGCCCGTAGGACAGCTCCCCGGCACGCGCGAGGTCGCCCTCGCGCTGGGCCTGTTCGAGTTCGAGCCGCGCATGGTCGAGCTGTTCCTTGATCTTGCCTTCGGCCTCGATCTTGTCGCGCTCGTTCTGCCAGCGGGTGGTGAGTTCGCTGCTCTCCTGTTCGAGATTGGCGAGTTCTTCGCGCAGCGCCTTCAGGCGATCCTTTGAGGCGTCGTCGTCCTCTTTGGCGAGCGCGGATTCCTCGATCTTGAGCTGGATGATCCGCCGGTCGAGCGTTTCGATCTCCTCGGGCTTGGATTCAACTTCCATCCGGATGCGGCTCGCGGCCTCGTCCATCAGGTCGATCGCCTTGTCGGGCAGGAAACGGTTCGAGATATAGCGGTCGGACAGGCGCGCGGCAGCGACGATGCTCGCATCGGTGATGCGCACGCCGTGGTGCAGTTCGTACTTGTCCTTGATGCCGCGGAGGATCGAGATCGTGTCCTCGACGCTCGGCTCCTCGATGAAGACCGGCTGGAAACGCCGCTGCAGCGCTGGGTCCTTCTCGACATATTTCTGGTATTCATCGAGCGTGGTCGCGCCGATGCAGTGCAGTTCGCCGCGTGACAAAGCGGGCTTCAGCAGGTTGGACGCATCCATCGAACCCTCGCTCGCGCCTGCCCCGATCAGCGTGTGCATCTCGTCGATGAACAGGATGATCTGCCCGTCGGCGTTCTTGACCTCGTCGAGAACGGACTTGAGCCGCTCCTCGAATTCGCCGCGATATTTCGCGCCCGCGATCAGAGCGCCCATGTCCAATGCCATCAGCGTGCGGCCCTTGAGGCTGTCGGGCACGTCGCCATTGGCGATTCGCAGCGCCAGCCCTTCGGCGATCGCGGTCTTGCCGGTGCCGGGTTCGCCGATCAGGGCGGGGTTGTTCTTGGTGCGCCGGGCGAGGATCTGGACCGTGCGGCGGATTTCCTCGTCGCGGCCGATCACGGGATCGAGCTTGCCATCGCGCGCGGCCTGGGTGAGGTCGCGGGCGAATTTTTCCATCGCGTCATAAGCGTTTTCCGCGCTCGCGCTGTCGGCCTTGCGCCCGCCGCGCAGGTCCTCGATCGCGGCATTGAGCGATTGCGGCGTGACGCTGGCGGACTTGATCGCCTCGCCCGCCTCGCCCGGGGCGAGAGCGAGCGCGGTGAGCAGGCGTTCGACGGTCACGTAGCTGTCGCCCGCCTTGTCGGCGAGCTGTTCGGCCTGGTCGAGCACGCGCACGGCGTCGTTGTCGAGGCCCGGCTGCGCTTGCGCCCCGCCGCCGGTCACGACCGGGACCCTGGCGAGCGCGACATCGACCGCGCTCACGGCTAGCGCGGGCTGACCCCCGGCGCGCTGCAGGAGGCCCGAGGCCATGCCCTCCTCGTCTTCCAGCAGGGCCTTGAGGATGTGAACGGGCGAGATCCGCTGGTGGTTCATGCGGATGGCGATGGTGAGCGCGCTCTGGAGGAAACCCTTGGCGCGATCGGTGAACTTTTCGAGATTCATGAAAGACCCCTCATCGGATAATCGGCTTACCCTTCCCAAATAGTGTTGCATTTCTGCAACACAAGTACCGTCCTCCCGGTTTTCGCGCCCCCGCCGATCCCAAGGCGGGCGCGCCCGGTGTGTTAGTTCAGTAGGTGGGTTCGCCCGGCGCGCTCGGCAAGACCCCCAGGCGCGCCTCCCAAGTT is part of the Erythrobacter litoralis genome and encodes:
- a CDS encoding TonB-dependent receptor domain-containing protein: MNTFHRNTLKALAFSASAIAFTTAMPAFAQDAEPGEDCLLNNVPGVINAEGECVEVQEGPTGATAQQAEQVEITTGASGQPDQERGITVTGSRIVRDTYSSVSPLQVISTEARQAVGAFDPTQILQRSEAAAGLQIDATFNGFVLDNGPGSETINLRGLDPSRTLLLVNGRRLAPSGVEGAPTSPSTNLIPASLVDRFDLLLDGASSVYGSDAVAGVINIILRKDFDGLELFAAGDLNEQGAGNDATFSASWGMNTDRAFFGIGAEYRYRDEIRFNDRDFFNGCDTHYEIDADGNIRTLDVRTAAIVENRTPGVTTSVDECKITSQVGRFVSPFQTYGNLFSIPGLGNSGIPGYDVFFTGGQDIDSDGDGLRDVDFQQVNRNGTNLDQIFLSQQHLYNVMAYGEYTFPGEANITPYFEANYTRADISADNTGAPQLFPYVPASNPFNPCNINNNDCAGAEVTLLGRPGGNAGFSLPVIPVLSILGDRNNRDIRQEQYRGVLGVRGDLPFIGSSWQFDVSGVYSRSEGRSSLRGIREDKLALALGIDPTADFDGDGIADNNGDGIADDYDGNNAFPPLTGGACNVDGLSNPDLALGDLAQGCVPVNLFAPGALGQVIGDFETQAERDYLFGERLFNTVYEQTLLSAFVTGDLFDLPAGPVGVVLGAEWREDKIDSQPNGEAANGLFVSFSADQGAAGSAWIRELFGEVDIPLMAAKPMVEELNLNLSGRITDQEFYGTNGTFAIKAGWRPIPPLLFKFSYGTSFRAPNLRENFLRGQSGFNTFNDPCAVPDDAYNTETGEYVQSGDQRDPRVLENCRREGRDPTRVGLDPNNPDLPPNPLTGVEITTGGSLDIDPETSRSIATGFAFEETFGDGFDFAFNFNYYDIKLKGSIVEPGTQFIINDCFTRQEENRSPFCERITAGPLDSTTRGRITDVNSGFINLNQESVRGIDLNATFGKDFVIGGETFDFNLIMRANHLIERSSLFIGDDGTPTFDEDAGEFFFPSWTGTATFFVDWEDLRLTWETFYIGRVEQEAGDIDPLSDAFGYGPDGQFTGVFADTCLGSGSRDPDGTINGNVAGDGVFCRDVGFAEEYFEHAVSLQYRGDNMTLTVGITNLLDRSPPRVDSNEVFSVVNVPIGNGYDLDGREFFATVRYAF
- a CDS encoding alpha/beta hydrolase family protein, with the translated sequence MKFLKASLAATMAGVSVLGLSLAAPADTQAQGQNAVPIDVWALRDVVNAVQVSPDGKHLLVHKIESKDGEYLLEIYKTDNLSEPYRRLNADPMEIIAASWVSDNFIFGTAWQQRRSKVQRPEQDTRDYLTYAYNLEENEFNTVDENLEIIDILPNDPEHVLVGEGNAVATLSGVDPIAAFRPRSYYKFNLERGTKSLIIKGNTEFPVVQAFDNEGNPRFTSTFDRGEGKQKTYYRKPGEGSWTQVNEYDLEDQSNLYRILSGIHGIQGFDPENPNIGYIIETLPGNDKAGLYEFDFNTGKIGKELFKPEDADVMGIQTHSIPGNDKLVAAVYPGAKMERHWFDEDEKAFYEALEQQIPYAHQISISSRSVDGKTMIVTNRGPHDPGSYWLVKDGQLAKLGSRNPLVNQDMLADVKYIRYTARDGLSIPAYVTVPKVGKPPFPLIVQHNGGPHVNGMVSYDEIGQFLASQGYMVLHPENRISVGWGQKHFDAGYGEHGLAMQDDKDDGVLYLIEQGLVDPDRVAFMGWSYGGYAALVAASREPQLYQCTVAVAAVADAEKQYLGRRDSSLKALDEWSKRRGTIGVNPINEVNKVNIPLLMVHGDVDRRVMYYHFKDYKKAFEYAGKQGQFVTLEKADHFSNTLMYNHQQQLYTKVADYLANDCGPGGL
- the clpB gene encoding ATP-dependent chaperone ClpB produces the protein MNLEKFTDRAKGFLQSALTIAIRMNHQRISPVHILKALLEDEEGMASGLLQRAGGQPALAVSAVDVALARVPVVTGGGAQAQPGLDNDAVRVLDQAEQLADKAGDSYVTVERLLTALALAPGEAGEAIKSASVTPQSLNAAIEDLRGGRKADSASAENAYDAMEKFARDLTQAARDGKLDPVIGRDEEIRRTVQILARRTKNNPALIGEPGTGKTAIAEGLALRIANGDVPDSLKGRTLMALDMGALIAGAKYRGEFEERLKSVLDEVKNADGQIILFIDEMHTLIGAGASEGSMDASNLLKPALSRGELHCIGATTLDEYQKYVEKDPALQRRFQPVFIEEPSVEDTISILRGIKDKYELHHGVRITDASIVAAARLSDRYISNRFLPDKAIDLMDEAASRIRMEVESKPEEIETLDRRIIQLKIEESALAKEDDDASKDRLKALREELANLEQESSELTTRWQNERDKIEAEGKIKEQLDHARLELEQAQREGDLARAGELSYGRIPELEKKLEEAEAMSENALLREEVTEEDIAAVVSRWTGIPIDKMLEGERDKLLQMESIIGKRVIGQQQAVMAVSKAVRRARAGLQDPNRPLGSFLFLGPTGVGKTELTKALAEFLFDDDQAMVRIDMSEFMEKHAVARLIGAPPGYVGYEEGGVLTEAVRRRPYQVVLFDEVEKAHSDVFNVLLQVLDDGRLTDGQGRVVDFSNTLIILTSNLGSQYLSNMTDDQSVADVEPQVMDVVRGHFRPEFLNRLDEIILFHRLGQEDMAPIVAIQVGRVQKLLADRKITLDLTDAALRWLGRVGYDPVYGARPLKRAVQRYLQDPLAEMLLEGEVTDGMALRIDEGDGALVMTPESS